The genomic region GCGAATCTTCTCTTTTCACGAATCAACGCGATGACCCAGATCTTCGAGCAGCCACTCTGCCGCCCGTTCAGCCAGCATCATGGTGGGAAACTGGGTGTTGCCCCGTGGCAGGGTGGGCATCACAGAAGCATCTGCCACATACAGGCGTTCCAGACCCCTCACCTTGAAACGGGCATCCACCACGGCCTGATCGTGATCTCCCATCTGGCAGGTGCCCACAGGGTGGTAAAGGGTCTGCAATGCGCTCTGGACATGGAACTGCAGGTCCTTGTGTCCGGGCAGCAACTCCTTGCCCCTGTACGGTTTGAGGGCTGCCTGATGGGCAATGTCTCTGGCAATTTCCACACCACGCACCAGACGGTACAGGTCATCGGGCTCGTGAAGGTAATGGGGGTCAATCAAGGGGGCTTTGGTGGGATCCGGTCCATCAATCCAGAGTTTTCCCCTGCTGTCCGGGGTCAGCAAGGTGGGTCCCAGTGTGAATGCAGCCATGGGCGGAGGGGTGATGCCGTGGTCCCTGTAGTACACCGGGGCAAGGTGGTACTGCACATCTGGCGCAGTAAGATCGCTGCGGGTCTTGATGAATCCTCCCGCCTCTGCCACATTGCTGGCCAGAGGACCCTGCCTTTTCAGGGCATAAGTCAGCACGTTTTGAGCTTGCAAGGCGGTTTCAAGGGTATCTGAAGCCTTCGCTTGAAAAATCAGAGGCACCGCTGGATGGTCCTGCAAATTCTGACCCACCCCCGGCAAAGCATGCTGCAAGTCCACACCTGCTGCTTTCAGCACTTGCGGATCCCCAATGCCCGAGTGCATCAACAAATGTGGTGAATGGATGGCTCCAGCGGTCAGGATGATCCCCTGCGATGCAAAAGCCTGCTGCACCCTGCCCTGATGGAGGTAAGCAACCCCTCTGGCCTCTTTGCGGTGCAACAGGATGCGTAGCACTTGCGCTCCGGTTTTGAGGGTATAACCTGTCTTGCCTTGCAGGTAGGCATGAAAGGGCGAATGCCGCTCTCCTTTGCGGTGGTTCACATGGTAGGGGCCAAAACCATAAGGCTTTCCGGTGTTGAAATCTGCACAGGCTGGAAAACCCATCTGCAAAGCGGCCTGAACCATCGCCGTGGTGATGGGATGGGTGAATTGCCTCTCTGAGACATGCATCAGACCCTGTTGACCATGATCAGGCGTGTTCAAGAAGTGCTGTTCAATGCGCTTGAAATAAGGCAGCACCTTTTCCCATTCCCAATCCTTCCCCCACTTGCTGTAATCCTCCTGATGGCCCCGGATCACGATCATGGCATTGATGGCACCAGAGCCTCCGAGGGTGCGCCCTCTGGGCCAGTACAGGCTGCGACCCAGCAGGTGCCTCTGGGGTTGGGTGTACAGTTCCCAGTCATAGGAGGTGCGGAACAACTGGCTGAAGGCCGCAGGGATCTTGATGCGCGGATCCCCGTCTTTGCCTCCTGCTTCCAGCAGCAGCACTTTGGCCCCTGCATCCAGCAATCTGCGGGCCATCACACATCCAGCGCTGCCTGCGCCAATCACAATGAAATCATGGGTCATGGTTTCCCATTAGACTAACAGATGGAACGCTTTTGAAACGACCTCTGGTTTCAGTGCACCTCCAACCACACTGAAGTTCTCAAGGCATTTCACGCTTGATTTGTCCTTTTTTCTTGCTTAAGGCAGAGGAGGGCTTCAGCAGACAAACCACTTGTAAAGGGCAGTCCTCAAGGTTGACACATGCAACAGGAACATTCTCGAACATTGGAACTCCATGGACGCACCATTCATTACTTGGAAGCTGGACAGGGACCCGAACTGGTCTTGCTGCACGGCACAGCCATCGACTCTGCGTGGCTGAGTTATGGCAAGCACCTGATGCACTTTGCCCAGCATTTTCATGTGATTGCACCAGATTTTCCCGGTTATGGCAGAAGCACCGACCCCGAGAAGCGCTACAAAACCCGGGATCACGTGGAATTCCTGCCTGATTTTTTTCAGGCGGTGGGTTTGCAAAAAGCCTCGGTGGTGGCTTTTTCCATGGGAGGGGCCATTGCCCTGCAAGTGGCACTCAAGCATCCAGAGCTGTTCGAAAAACTGGTTTTGGTGGACAGCTTCGGCCTTTTTGGGACCATTCATGTGCCCCTGATTCCCAGATTGGGCATTCGAGCAGAAAAGTTTGCGCTGTGGCTGTGGGATGTGAGCAAAAGGTTCCCAGCGGTGCTTGGACTGGTCCTGAAGTTGCTGGTGATCCACAACCCCAGACTGGTCACCCGTGAACTCCTGAGGGAGCTGCAAGACGAAATGCACAATCCAGAGACTTTCCTGCGCTGGATGCAGTCTGAACTCGGGTGGACCCGTTACAACACCAACCTGTATCAGGAGTTGCCCCAGTTGCAGGTGCCCACCTTGCTGCTGCACGCCCAGCAAGACCGGGTGACTCCAGCCAGCAGAACCCATTACGCTGTGAAAAAAATCCCGGGTGCCCGCCACATGATCATTCCCAGAAGCGGGCACTGGGTCATGCGGGAACAGCCCGAGGTATGGCGCAAATGCGTGCTGGATTTCTTGCTGGAAGGCAGAATCACCTCTTGAGGGGTGCCTCTGTGTCAACCCTCAATTCTGATCGGGTTTGAAGGTCTCTGGTTCGGTTTTGGATGCCTGAGAGGGCAAGGACTTTTTGCTGATCAGGTCAGGGTTCTCTTCGGCACGGCGGTACTCGGCGTCAAAGGTTTTGCGGGCCAGTTCCTTGCGTTCTGCGTCGGTGAGTTCCAGTCCCAGTTTTTTGCGCTTGAAGTACTCCTCGGTCATCTTGCCCAGAGCAAACGTCCATCCGTACACCAGAGGGGCTGTGATCACCCCACCCAGCACTGGGGCCACCACCTTGGCGACCTGACGCATGGCCTGACGGGCCACCAGACCGTAAGCAAAAGACGCCCCAAGTTCCATCACGATCTCTCTGGCCCTTTTGCGGTTCAGTTCAAAGCCGTAAATTTTGCCGATGTGGATGACCATTTTCATCTGGACCGGAGTGATCAGCAAAATGTCGGCCACGGGAATGGGTTCAGCTGCAATGACCGCAGAGAGGGTGGAGGCCCCCTTGATCACATCTTCGGCATTCTGGGCAGGGGTTTTGTTTGGTTCGATGTCGAACTTGAAGTTGTCGAGCACTTGTTTGATGATGGGCAGCATTTGAATCAATGTACGTCACTTTTTCACATGGAGTTGCAATGGATTACACTTTATGAAAGCGATGTAAGACACTTGTGACACCTGACCGTTTACACTCCCACTAGAGAAAGAGGTCCTATGGCAAGCAACCCCAAAATCCTGGTGATTGATGATCAGAACGTCAACCTGATTCTGATCGAAAAAGCATTGCGTTCAGGGGAGTACCAGAACATTGTCACCACCAGCAACCCAGAGGACGGTTTAAATCGCATTCTTCACGACAAACCCGACCTGGTGCTGCTCGACCTGATCATGCCCCGCCTGAACGGTCTTGAAATTCTGGAACAGCTGAGAAGTGTCACAGAAAAACTGCCACCCATTCTGGTGGTTACCTCTGAGAACAGCGAAAACATGCAACAAAAAGCTCTGGATGCCGGAGCACGTCAGGTGATCAAAAAACCTTTCCAGCGTGCAGAACTGCTGGACACTGTCCGACAGTGGCTGTCCTACGTTTACTGAACCTCACACACCTCCATACCTTCCTTCAAAGACCACCCTTCGCTACACCGAAGGGTGGTTGATTTTGCAGAGCACCTGTTCCAGAGCCTGCATTTGCACCATGGCATCGGTTTCCAGAGGGTATTTCAGGGGCGTTTTCCCCGAAATGGCCTTTTCAAAGTGACGCACCATTTCGGCGTACACATTGACCTTGTCAAACTTGCGGGCTTTGCCGTTCACGGTCAGCGTTGCCTCGTAGTCGTCGTTGGCAAAAGGGGCGTCCAGTTGCAGGCTTCCCTTGGTGCCAAGCACCTCAAAACCCTGCTGGAACGGCAACTCAAAAGAGGTCACCAGTTGTCCGATGCATCCAGAAAACTCCAGCAATGCAGATGTGGTGGTGTCCACTTGCCTGTCGGTCATGTGGGCCATGGCCTGCACGTTTTTGGGGAGCTCGCCGGTGGTTAGACGCATCAGGTCGATGCAGTAAGAACCCACATCGTAGAGGGCACCTCCGCCCAGTTTGGGATCCCAGCGGATGTCGTCGGGACGGTCCAGATTGAAAGCGAACACCGAACGCATCGCCCGGATGTCTCCGATTTCACCGGACTGGAGCACCTCCAGCATCTCGGTGATCTGTGGATGGTAACGGTAAGAAAACGCCTCCAGAACCAGCTTTCCAGAGCCTTTCTGGGCTTCGAGCATCTGCTGGGCCTGCTGAACATTCAAAGTCAGAGGCTTTTCACACAGCACATGCTTGCCTGCTTCAAGGGCCTTGACGGTCCATTCCAGGTGCTCTGAGTTGGGCAGAGGCACATAAACCACTTCCAGATCAGGATGCTCAAGCAACGCGGCATAAGATCCAGCGTGTTCAATGTCCATGTCCTGAGCGAATTGACGGGCCTTTTCTGGATCTCTGGCGGCCACCATTTCCACGGTGCCTCCAGCTTCACGGATGGCATGCACCAGATGGTCTCTGGCAATGCGTGCAGCTCCAAGAATTCCCCATTTCATGGGGGCAGTTTAGGTCATCTTGGAAAGCAAGTTTTCAGGAATTCTTACCAAACGGTAGGTTTTGTCGGTTGCAACGTGCTCGGTGCGGGCCAGAGCCACCGTCTCCCCTTTCTCGTTGGTCAGGGTGTACGTGAAGGCCATGGTGCGGGATTTCACCTCTGCAACTTTCACATGGATCTGGATCAGGTCATCAAAACGGGCGGCTTTGCGGTACTGCACGTCCAGACGGGTCAGCATCAGGTAAACGCCGTTCTCTTCAACGGTTTTGTAATCCATGCCCAATTCACGCATGAATTCCACCCGGGAGAGCTCCATCCAGACCGCGTAATTGCTGTGGTGGGCGACGCCCATCTGGTCGGTTTCGGCGTAGCGGACGCGGATGTGGGTGGTGTATTCCATGCAGGGGATTGTAACAAGTGGAGGGCCGAGGGCCAAGTGCTGAGGGCCGAGAGCCAAGGGACAATGAGCATGTAGGGGCGAGGCATGCCTCGCCCGTTGCAGAAAGCAGAAGGCCGAGGGAAGCCCACTGTGAACTGTCCTCTGTGAACTGTCCTCTGTGAACTGTCCTCTGTGAACTGTCCTCTGTGAACTGTCCTCTGTGAACTGTGAACTTCCATAAAAAACCCCTCCCAGAGAAACAGGAGGGGCCAGAAACCAGAGCCTTTACTGGAGTGAACGGATCACAGCAGCCACTTCTTCGGCGATCTCTTCGATTTCGGATTGATCGGGGCCTTCCACCATCACACGCACGATGGGTTCGGTGCCACTGGGACGCAGGTTGATGCGGCCTCTGCCCGAGAGTTTTTCTTCGGCAACTTTGACAGCAGCTTGCACCTCTGGGCGTTTGGCGATGCCATGCTTGTCTGCGCAGCGCACGTTCAGGAGGGTCTGGGGGAACATCACGAGGGTGTCGTGAAGCTGGTCCAGGGTCATGCCTTGCTGCTTGCTGGCCTTCAGGACCTGCAAAGCGGTCAGGATGCCGTCTCCGGTGGGGCTGATGTCCGTGAACAGGATGTGGCCGGACTGCTCTCCGCCAAGGGTCAGGGCTTTTTCCACCATGCGTTCGTGCACGTAACGGTCACCGACAGCGGTGCGTTCCAGATGGATGCCTTCCTGCTTGAGCTTCACTTCCAGACCCATGTTGGCCATGATGGTGGTCACCACGCGCTTCTCGTTGCGGGCTCTGGCGGTCAGGTAGAGGATGTGGTCTCCCTGCACGATGTTGCCTCTGGAATCCACCAGAAGGGCACGGTCTGCATCTCCATCAAAGGCGATCCCGAGGTCGAAATCCCCTTCGCGGACCAGCAAACGCAGGTGTTCCATGTGGGTGGATCCGCAGTTGCGGTTGATGTTCAGTCCATCGGGAGTGGTGTAAACCGCGAACACATCTGCTCCGGCCCGTTGGAACACTTTGGGGGCAATGCGGTATGCAGCACCGTTGGCACAGTCCAGAGCAATCCTCAGGCCGTCCAGACGGGGGGCAAGGCTGGCGAGGTAATCGGTGTACAGACGCTCGGCCTCACGGTAGTTGGTGACGGTACCCATCTGGGCTCCGGTCACGCTGGAAAGGTCGGGTTGTTCGCCAATCAGGGACTCGATTTCCAGTTCCAGAGAATCGGAAAGCTTCTCTCCGTTGGAACCGAAAAACTTGATGCCGTTGTCGTCATAAGGGTTGTGGCTGGCACTGATCACCACACCTGCACTGGCTTTCAGGTGACGTGTCAGGAAACTCACACCGGGGGTGGGCATGACCCCCACATGGATCACATTGACCCCTCTGGCGGTGAGGCCCGCAGCAAGGGCGGCTTCCAGCATGTCCCCAGAGTAACGGGTGTCTTTGCCAATCACCACGCTGGGACGGTCAAAATTGCGCTTCAAAACTTCGGCGGCAGCCTGTCCAAGCTCCAGCACCCAGCCTGCCGTGAGGGGAGGTTGACCGGCGACGCCCCGGACGCCATCGGTTCCAAAAAACTTGCGTTCAGTCATAACGGCTTTCATTGTACGGAAATTTTTGAGGAATGCCTGAGGTTGGGACACACAAGTGCAGAGAGCCTTGTAGGGGCTACGCGTGCGTCGCCCTTTGCCGAGAGCCGAGAGCCGAGCGGCCCAGCGCGAAGCGCCTCAGTGCCGACGGGGCCGCCCCCGAGCGACCCAGCCGATCAAACCGCTTTGATCGGCGCAGTCGGGTCAAGACGGCACGTAGTCAGAGGCAAGAAACGTGCCGCCACGTGAGCGCGTAGTGGGGCCAAGACAGAGCCGAGAGCATTGTGCGATACGTTCAGAAAATGGTCAAGGGAATTGGTTACTCCAAAAGCTTAAGCCAAAGCATTTTTTGCCCTCAGCCCTGTGCTCTCGGCCCCCTGACGGCTAAGCAACACCTCCCCTCTTTCCTCCCTCCTGCAATACAATCAGGCCAAATGTTGAGCCGTGAAGCCACTCCTTACCCGTTAAAAGACCAGCCCATCCTGATTGTGGTGGGCGTGACCGGGGTGGGCAAAAGCACCACCCTGGACGAGCTGCAGGCCCTCGGGGTGAAATTCACCTTGCTGCCCAACCGCCGGGAAGTCACCGACGATTTCATTTTCAATGGCGAGGTGATCAAGGACCGCACCGAGCGTTTCAAGCGCACAGCCCTTTTTCGTGAAACCCATCCCGGAGGCATGGGACAGCTTTTGACCGAGCTTCACCTGCAAGAAGCCCCAGAGCACACCCTGATTTTTGATGGTTTGCGTGGCCTCGAAGAGGTGCAATATGCAGCAGAACATTCAAAAAGCCGTTTCATTGTGCTGGACGCTCCAGATCTGGTGCGGGCTGGCCGTTTGCTGGGCCGTGGGGACGGTTTCGATCAGGTGAATGTGCAAGCCTCTGGAGACACCCTGTCTTCCCTGAAAAACCTGAAGGGCATCGATCAGGTGTTTTCTGAGGAGGACATTCTGGCCCTGTCCCAACTGGACGCCAGACCAGAGGACATCCTCGCCAAAGTCAAAATCGTGGTGGATGAACGGCAAAATTACGATCCCAAAGAAGCCAATGCTTACCTGACGGGCCTTCATGACAGCGAACGGGTGCTCTATGTGGACACCACCGTTCACAACCCTGCACAGGTGGCTGCACTGGTGAGGGACTGGCTGTGAAGATCCAGAGCATCGAACTGTTTTTGTACCGCCTGCCCATGAAAAGTGCCCTGAAGTGGGGCGCAGTTTCTGCGATGAGCACGGCAGATGCGGCTCTGGTGCGCGTAACACTGCAGGATGGCACTTCCGGCGAGGGTGAAGCGCTGGCCCGTCCCACCATTTACGGAGAAACCCTGCACAGCTTTCAGGGCATCGTGGACCTTCTGAGACCCCGTCTGGTGGGCATGGACATCGAAGATGAGGCCGGACTCTGGAAAACCCTGCAAGGGGTGGCGAACAACCACACCATCAAAGGGGCCATTGATTCTGCCCTCTGGGAAGCCCGTTTTCGAGCAAAAGGGCAGGACCTGTTTGCAGCTTTGCAAGGCCCGCACACGTCCCTGAAGGTCAGTTTCATTCTGGGGATCACAGATCTGGAGGGCATGCTCAAAGAGGCCAGAGAAGTGCATGCCTCTGGGGTGCGGGTCCTGAAAGTGAAAGTGGGTCGGGATTACCAGAAAGACCTGCAAGTGATCCATGCATTGAAAAGCGAACTCCCGGACATGGAACTGTACGCAGACAGCAACGAAACCCTCACTCCAGAGGTGGCCCCAGACATCCTGACCGCCATGCGCGAGGCCGGGCTTTTGTGGGTGGAGGAACCCCTCCCGGTGCATCAAACCCGCGCACGCATGGAACTGAAGAAACTCGGGGTTTTGCCGATCATTGCAGACGATTCCTGTTTCACGCTCGGCCAACTGGAACGCGAACTGGACCTGGACACTTTCGACATCCTGAACATCAAACCCCCCAGAAGTGGCATCACCGGAAGCCTGAAAATGCTGGAGATGGCAAAAACTGCCGGAAAAAGCGTGATGATCGGGTCACAGGCCGGAAACCTGACCAGCATGCGTCACAGTGCCCTGATCGCCAGCATGGAAGGCGTGGACAAACCCAGCGAACTGACCTTTTTCCTGAAACTGGGCGGAGACATCTCTGGGCCAAATCCTGTGCTGTCAGATGGACATTTGCAGCTGTCTGACCTGCAGAACCTGAGGCCGGATCCAGAAAAATTGGAGCTGTACAAAGCCACGTTGTTCTGAAGGGTTTACAGTTCACCGTAGACAGTGGACAGCGAGAAGGTTTCCTGAACGCACTCTGGTGGATTGGGGGTGTTCCACAGGAGATCTTCTTGCTGTGAACTGTTCACTGTAAACTGTAGACTTTGCCGGGTGGAGGACAAAATGCAGCCCATCTTCTGTCCTGCCACCTCAGCAATACCCTGTCCATTTCTGTCCGGTTTTCGACCAGATTCCCTCTGAAAAACCCGATCCACACAAGATATTCTGAATCCATGAAAACCGCTCTGCTGGTCATTGATGTGCAGGATTCCTTCAAAGCCCTCCCCCGCTGGGAAAAACGCAACAACCCTGCGTTTGAAGCGAACCTGTCAAAACTCATCGCGGAATGTCGGGCTCTGGGACATGAAATCATCTGGATCATGCATCAGGAATTTGATGACCTGCAAAATCCTTTTCACCCAGAGCATCCTGCTTACCATTTGATGGATTTTCTGGACCGCAAGCCTGAAGAAGTGCTGTTTGAGAAAACCACCCGCAATTCTTTTACTTCTACGGGTTTGCAGCAACACCTGACCCAGAGGGGCATCCAGCACCTGATCGTCACAGGCATCCAGACCGAGCAGTGCTGTGAAACCACCACCAGAGTGGCTGGAGATCTGGGCTACGGGGTTTCTTATGTCACCGAGGCCACCCTGACTTTCCCCATCAAGCACTGGGCCAAAGACGAATTCATTTCTACGGAAGAAATCGTGAAGGCCACCGAATACCATCTGGCCGGGCGTTTTGCCACCATCCACACCGTGGAAAGCGTGCTGGAACAACTCAAGAGCCAGAGGGTTCCTGTGTTGTACTAAACTGGAGACCAGCATGCCAAAAGTGGCTTTCTTGATTCTGGATGGGGTGCACTTGCTGGATCTGGCTGGGCCAGTGCAGGTGTTTTCAGAGGCCCATGAACTGGGTGCAGATTACGAGCTCCTGCACTGCTCGGTGAATCCTGTGGTGAAAAGTGCGCAGGGTTTGACCCTCAGCGAACTCCTGCCGTTGCCAGAGTTGCAGTTGGGTGATCTGATCGTGGTGGCCGGGTGCCGGGTCCATGGAGACCTGAGAAATCTGGCTGTTCCTGACCCGGAAGTGGTGAAGTGGTTGCAGCACCATCACCAGAAAGGGGTGGGGATTGCTTCGGTGTGCTCTGGGGCGGGCGTTCTGGGCCATGCAGGGCTTTTGAAAGGCCGAAAATGCACCACCCATCACCTGCTCACCCCCCAGTTGCAACAACTGTTTCCAGAGGCCAGAGTGCAGGAAAACCGTCTGTTTGTGACCGATGGGAACATCACCACCA from Deinococcus misasensis DSM 22328 harbors:
- a CDS encoding GMC family oxidoreductase → MTHDFIVIGAGSAGCVMARRLLDAGAKVLLLEAGGKDGDPRIKIPAAFSQLFRTSYDWELYTQPQRHLLGRSLYWPRGRTLGGSGAINAMIVIRGHQEDYSKWGKDWEWEKVLPYFKRIEQHFLNTPDHGQQGLMHVSERQFTHPITTAMVQAALQMGFPACADFNTGKPYGFGPYHVNHRKGERHSPFHAYLQGKTGYTLKTGAQVLRILLHRKEARGVAYLHQGRVQQAFASQGIILTAGAIHSPHLLMHSGIGDPQVLKAAGVDLQHALPGVGQNLQDHPAVPLIFQAKASDTLETALQAQNVLTYALKRQGPLASNVAEAGGFIKTRSDLTAPDVQYHLAPVYYRDHGITPPPMAAFTLGPTLLTPDSRGKLWIDGPDPTKAPLIDPHYLHEPDDLYRLVRGVEIARDIAHQAALKPYRGKELLPGHKDLQFHVQSALQTLYHPVGTCQMGDHDQAVVDARFKVRGLERLYVADASVMPTLPRGNTQFPTMMLAERAAEWLLEDLGHRVDS
- a CDS encoding alpha/beta fold hydrolase: MQQEHSRTLELHGRTIHYLEAGQGPELVLLHGTAIDSAWLSYGKHLMHFAQHFHVIAPDFPGYGRSTDPEKRYKTRDHVEFLPDFFQAVGLQKASVVAFSMGGAIALQVALKHPELFEKLVLVDSFGLFGTIHVPLIPRLGIRAEKFALWLWDVSKRFPAVLGLVLKLLVIHNPRLVTRELLRELQDEMHNPETFLRWMQSELGWTRYNTNLYQELPQLQVPTLLLHAQQDRVTPASRTHYAVKKIPGARHMIIPRSGHWVMREQPEVWRKCVLDFLLEGRITS
- a CDS encoding YcjF family protein, which produces MLPIIKQVLDNFKFDIEPNKTPAQNAEDVIKGASTLSAVIAAEPIPVADILLITPVQMKMVIHIGKIYGFELNRKRAREIVMELGASFAYGLVARQAMRQVAKVVAPVLGGVITAPLVYGWTFALGKMTEEYFKRKKLGLELTDAERKELARKTFDAEYRRAEENPDLISKKSLPSQASKTEPETFKPDQN
- a CDS encoding response regulator — its product is MASNPKILVIDDQNVNLILIEKALRSGEYQNIVTTSNPEDGLNRILHDKPDLVLLDLIMPRLNGLEILEQLRSVTEKLPPILVVTSENSENMQQKALDAGARQVIKKPFQRAELLDTVRQWLSYVY
- a CDS encoding Gfo/Idh/MocA family protein, whose translation is MKWGILGAARIARDHLVHAIREAGGTVEMVAARDPEKARQFAQDMDIEHAGSYAALLEHPDLEVVYVPLPNSEHLEWTVKALEAGKHVLCEKPLTLNVQQAQQMLEAQKGSGKLVLEAFSYRYHPQITEMLEVLQSGEIGDIRAMRSVFAFNLDRPDDIRWDPKLGGGALYDVGSYCIDLMRLTTGELPKNVQAMAHMTDRQVDTTTSALLEFSGCIGQLVTSFELPFQQGFEVLGTKGSLQLDAPFANDDYEATLTVNGKARKFDKVNVYAEMVRHFEKAISGKTPLKYPLETDAMVQMQALEQVLCKINHPSV
- a CDS encoding acyl-CoA thioesterase — encoded protein: MEYTTHIRVRYAETDQMGVAHHSNYAVWMELSRVEFMRELGMDYKTVEENGVYLMLTRLDVQYRKAARFDDLIQIHVKVAEVKSRTMAFTYTLTNEKGETVALARTEHVATDKTYRLVRIPENLLSKMT
- the glmM gene encoding phosphoglucosamine mutase, which codes for MTERKFFGTDGVRGVAGQPPLTAGWVLELGQAAAEVLKRNFDRPSVVIGKDTRYSGDMLEAALAAGLTARGVNVIHVGVMPTPGVSFLTRHLKASAGVVISASHNPYDDNGIKFFGSNGEKLSDSLELEIESLIGEQPDLSSVTGAQMGTVTNYREAERLYTDYLASLAPRLDGLRIALDCANGAAYRIAPKVFQRAGADVFAVYTTPDGLNINRNCGSTHMEHLRLLVREGDFDLGIAFDGDADRALLVDSRGNIVQGDHILYLTARARNEKRVVTTIMANMGLEVKLKQEGIHLERTAVGDRYVHERMVEKALTLGGEQSGHILFTDISPTGDGILTALQVLKASKQQGMTLDQLHDTLVMFPQTLLNVRCADKHGIAKRPEVQAAVKVAEEKLSGRGRINLRPSGTEPIVRVMVEGPDQSEIEEIAEEVAAVIRSLQ
- a CDS encoding AAA family ATPase gives rise to the protein MLSREATPYPLKDQPILIVVGVTGVGKSTTLDELQALGVKFTLLPNRREVTDDFIFNGEVIKDRTERFKRTALFRETHPGGMGQLLTELHLQEAPEHTLIFDGLRGLEEVQYAAEHSKSRFIVLDAPDLVRAGRLLGRGDGFDQVNVQASGDTLSSLKNLKGIDQVFSEEDILALSQLDARPEDILAKVKIVVDERQNYDPKEANAYLTGLHDSERVLYVDTTVHNPAQVAALVRDWL
- a CDS encoding mandelate racemase/muconate lactonizing enzyme family protein; this encodes MKIQSIELFLYRLPMKSALKWGAVSAMSTADAALVRVTLQDGTSGEGEALARPTIYGETLHSFQGIVDLLRPRLVGMDIEDEAGLWKTLQGVANNHTIKGAIDSALWEARFRAKGQDLFAALQGPHTSLKVSFILGITDLEGMLKEAREVHASGVRVLKVKVGRDYQKDLQVIHALKSELPDMELYADSNETLTPEVAPDILTAMREAGLLWVEEPLPVHQTRARMELKKLGVLPIIADDSCFTLGQLERELDLDTFDILNIKPPRSGITGSLKMLEMAKTAGKSVMIGSQAGNLTSMRHSALIASMEGVDKPSELTFFLKLGGDISGPNPVLSDGHLQLSDLQNLRPDPEKLELYKATLF
- a CDS encoding cysteine hydrolase family protein, which translates into the protein MKTALLVIDVQDSFKALPRWEKRNNPAFEANLSKLIAECRALGHEIIWIMHQEFDDLQNPFHPEHPAYHLMDFLDRKPEEVLFEKTTRNSFTSTGLQQHLTQRGIQHLIVTGIQTEQCCETTTRVAGDLGYGVSYVTEATLTFPIKHWAKDEFISTEEIVKATEYHLAGRFATIHTVESVLEQLKSQRVPVLY